A single Aspergillus chevalieri M1 DNA, chromosome 3, nearly complete sequence DNA region contains:
- a CDS encoding vacuolar protein sorting family 37 protein (COG:S;~EggNog:ENOG410PNCT;~InterPro:IPR009851,IPR037202;~PFAM:PF07200;~antiSMASH:Cluster_3.7) — MSQLPPSTYSPSSSAFVMNPALNADTPPPPPPKPSSHDVSRNGTPQTNPALPVPSPQTYQDGYHSQDRARAQSVKAAQSPAPDNLPRPPTVEEGWLPDIVRDKSTTDLQTILQDPSLISALSSHHPSHTAHQQHLESLLKYNRDLATHLLDLQTQLADSRASTESLLLTHQSLEVSWRKKQTEMDAALAPWSPRALYQRLSASISEQEAICQAVEESFLEEDHHGNVTEKEVGDWVRRVRAEAGRLAARREAKARWDEGRVGGWR; from the exons ATGTCGCAATTACCGCCCTCAACATACTCTCCCTCGTCTTCGGCTTTTGTGATGAACCCAGCTCTCAACGCCGATACCCCTCCACCACCCCCTCCGAAACCGAGCAGTCACGATGTCAGTCGAAACGGCACGCCACAAACAAATCCCGCTCTTCCCGTCCCTTCACCGCAGACATACCAGGATGGATACCACAGTCAGGATAGAGCGCGAGCGCAGTCTGTGAAAGCTGCTCAGTCGCCGGCTCCAGATAACCTGCCCAGACCCCCgacggtggaggaggggtGGTTACCGGATATTGTGCGGGATAAGTC AACCACTGATCTACAAACAATCCTCCAAGACCCCTCCCTCATCTCCGCTCTCTCCAGCCACCACCCCTCCCACACAGCGCATCAACAACACCTTGAATCCCTGCTCAAGTACAACCGCGACCTCGCAACCCACCTCCTAGACTTGCAAACCCAACTCGCCGACTCCCGTGCCTCAACTGAATCCCTTCTCCTAACACACCAATCACTCGAAGTTTCGTGGCGGAAGAAACAGACCGAGATGGACGCCGCGCTGGCGCCGTGGTCGCCGCGCGCGCTGTACCAGCGGCTGTCTGCATCGATTTCGGAGCAGGAGGCTATTTGTCAGGCTGTGGAGGAGAGTTTTCTTGAGGAGGATCATCATGGGAATGTTACGGAGAAGGAGGTTGGGGATTGGGTGAGACGGGTTAGAGCTGAGGCGGGGAGGTTGGCGGCTAGGAGGGAGGCTAAGGCGAGGTGGGATGAGGGGAGAGTTGGGGGGTGGCGGTGA
- a CDS encoding uncharacterized protein (COG:I;~EggNog:ENOG410PHHB;~InterPro:IPR036938,IPR043216,IPR000326;~PFAM:PF01569;~TransMembrane:6 (i12-30o61-80i101-122o193-216i255-274o286-304i);~antiSMASH:Cluster_3.7;~go_function: GO:0008195 - phosphatidate phosphatase activity [Evidence IEA];~go_process: GO:0006644 - phospholipid metabolic process [Evidence IEA]), with protein MRNITPNRLGLSYILDWIIIIIIASIGYTWSNQTPIHRPFSLTDPSISYPETKHEKVPFEIALILALILPALVIALVILLRIPGHTVHKDTPRSIVWRYKLWEINAGWLGLALAVASAYAAAKGLKLLFGKPRPDLLARCDPDLENVAAYVVGGLGQELPGAPVLVTSEICRNRSHGLTKTGFVSFPSDHASLSFAGLTYFSLWLCSKFSITFPYLSLIPPNHWNSHEEQTDSSEPNPHPESALSIREQGAAPPIYMLIAPTIPIAVAFFIVASRWTDHRHHGIDLVFGSAIGIFFAWIAFRLYNLPIRRGGGWSWGSRSRRNAFFKIIGVPSHVGNDNWAAERVESGQLALV; from the exons ATGCGCAACATAACCCCAAATCGTTTGGGACTGTCATACATCCTGGATTGGATAATTATCAT CATTATCGCCTCAATCGGCTACACCTGGTCCAACCAAACCCCCATCCACCGCCCCTTCTCCCTCACAGACCCGAGCATCTCCTACCCGGAAACAAAACATGAAAAAGTCCCGTTCGAAATTGCCTTAATACTCGCTCTGATCCTCCCGGCTCTCGTCATCGCGCTCGTAATCCTACTCCGCATCCCGGGACACACAGTACACAAGGATACTCCGCGCTCGATCGTCTGGAGATACAAACTATGGGAGATTAATGCGGGTTGGCTTGGGTTAGCGCTGGCGGTTGCCAGTGCGTATGCGGCTGCAAAGGGGCTAAAGCTTCTCTTTGGAAAGCCGCGGCCGGATCTTTTGGCGCGGTGCGATCCCGATTTGGAGAATGTTGCTGCgtatgtggttggtgggCTTGGGCAGGAGTTGCCCGGGGCTCCGGTCTTGGTGACCTCTGAGATCTGTCGGAACAGGTCGCATGGGTTGACGAAGACGGGGTTTGTGAGTTTTCCGAGTGATCATGCGTCTT TGTCATTTGCCGGATTGACGTATTTTAGCCTCTGGCTATGCTCTAAATTCTCCATAACATTCCCTTATCTTTCCCTCATTCCGCCCAACCACTGGAACTCGCACGAAGAACAAACAGACAGCTCTGAACCCAATCCTCACCCGGAATCAGCACTCTCTATTCGCGAACAGGGAGCCGCACCGCCCATTTACATGCTCATTGCCCCGACTATACCAATCGCTGTTGCGTTCTTCATAGTCGCATCTCGCTGGACCGATCACAGGCACCACGGTATTGACCTTGTATTTGGATCTGCTATTGGTATATTTTTCGCGTGGATTGCGTTTCGGTTATATAACCTGCCTATTCGGCGTGGTGGAGGCTGGTCATGGGGGAGCAGGAGTCGTAGGAATGCCTTCTTCAAAATAATCGGGGTTCCAAGCCATGTCGGTAATGACAATTGGGCTGCTGAGCGCGTGGAAAGTGGCCAGCTCGCATTGGTTTGA
- a CDS encoding aldo/keto reductase (COG:C;~EggNog:ENOG410PMDV;~InterPro:IPR018170,IPR020471,IPR036812,IPR023210;~PFAM:PF00248;~SMCOG1039:aldo/keto reductase family oxidoreductase;~antiSMASH:Cluster_3.7;~go_function: GO:0016491 - oxidoreductase activity [Evidence IEA];~go_process: GO:0055114 - oxidation-reduction process [Evidence IEA]): MPTKFKLNTGAEIPAIGFGTWQDPESQENAVTEAIKAGYRHIDTAQGYGTEEPIGKAIRSSGIHRNELFVTTKLWHNAHHPDDVPKSLQGSLDRLGLDYVDLLLIHWPVAWKRGDEPFPKDSSGNPILEDIDWLDTYKAMEKLISTGKVKAIGVSNFSKAEMERLLQNAAIPPAVHQFEGHPWLQQHAFADWHKSKGIHVTHYSPFGNQNELYSGAGHLGKLINEPILGQIGEKHGKSSSQVALAWAITAGHSVLPKSKTPSRIKSNLEGDFKLDADDMSKIQQIDRKLRFNDSSGEFGRDFFQDLEGTSV; this comes from the exons ATGCCAACTAAGTTCAAACTCAACACCGGCGCTGAGATCCCTGCCATCGGATTCGGCACCTGGCAAGACCCAGAATCTCAGGAGAACGCTGTTACAGAGGCCATCAAGGCAGGATACCGCCACATTGACACTGCTCAGGG ATACGGAACCGAAGAACCCATCGGGAAGGCCATTAGATCCAGCGGAATCCATCGCAATGAGCTGTTCGTAACAACAAAGCTTTGGCACAATGCACACCACCCCGACGATGTCCCCAAGTCTCTGCAGGGTTCGCTCGACCGTCTGGGTCTGGACTACGTTGATCTGCTTCTGATCCACTGGCCGGTGGCATGGAAGCGAGGCGACGAGCCCTTCCCCAAGGACTCGAGTGGTAATCCGATTCTCGAGGATATTGACTGGCTTGAT ACATACAAAGCAATGGAAAAACTCATCTCTACCGGCAAAGTAAAAGCCATTGGCGTCTCAAACTTCAGCAAAGCCGAAATGGAACGTCTCCTCCAAAACGCCGCCATTCCGCCCGCCGTGCACCAATTCGAAGGTCACCCATGGCTGCAGCAGCACGCCTTTGCCGACTGGCACAAGTCCAAGGGCATCCATGTCACACATTACTCTCCGTTCGGAAACCAGAACGAATTGTACTCAGGAGCCGGACATCTGGGTAAATTGATCAATGAGCCGATTTTGGGGCAGATTGGGGAAAAGCATGGGAAGAGCTCATCACAGGTTGCTTTGG CCTGGGCTATCACGGCCGGCCACTCCGTTCTCCCCAAGTCCAAGACTCCCTCGAGAATCAAGTCCAACCTCGAAGGCGACTTTAAACTGGACGCGGATGATATGAGCAAGATTCAGCAGATCGACCGTAAGCTGCGGTTCAACGACAGCAGTGGAGAATTTGGTCGGGACTTCTTCCAGGACCTTGAGGGTACTTCTGTTTAA
- a CDS encoding GFA family protein (COG:S;~EggNog:ENOG410PNV2;~InterPro:IPR011057,IPR006913;~PFAM:PF04828;~antiSMASH:Cluster_3.7;~go_function: GO:0016846 - carbon-sulfur lyase activity [Evidence IEA]): MPIRLEGSCQCGGVQFAVDSKTPVPYQLCACSICRKVGGYGGSVNLGGIANSLKVSNGEEFIKKYSAIKARGTPDEQRCSSERNFCSNCSTMLWLWDHHYPELIHPFASAIDTDLPVPKEMVCVMGGSKPEWVRWPEGAKSTHETFGGDSLEGWHKKHGLFYD; the protein is encoded by the exons ATGCCAAT TCGCCTAGAAGGAAGCTGTCAATGCGGCGGCGTGCAATTCGCCGTCGACTCCAAGACGCCCGTTCCATATCAACTCTGCGCCTGTAGTATTTGTCGGAAGGTTGGTGGGTATGGTGGGAGTGTGAATTTGGGTGGGATCGCAAATAGCCTGAAAGTTTCCAATGGGGAAGAGTTCATTAA AAAATACTCAGCAATCAAAGCACGCGGCACACCTGACGAACAGCGCTGCTCATCGGAGCGCAACTTCTGCTCGAACTGCAGTACCATGCTGTGGTTGTGGGATCATCACTATCCCGAATTGATTCATCCGTTCGCGTCTGCAATTGATACGGATTTGCCGGTTCCCAAGGAGATGGTTTGTGTTATGGGCGGCTCGAAGCCGGAGTGGGTGCGGTGGCCGGAGGGAGCGAAGAGTACACATGAGACGTTTGGAGGGGATAGTCTGGAGGGATGGCATAAGAAGCATGGGTTGTTTTACGACTAG
- the COX19 gene encoding cytochrome c oxidase assembly protein Cox19 (COG:C;~EggNog:ENOG410PRY2;~antiSMASH:Cluster_3.7): MGFGSPGTGATNYKPSPPERGSFPLDHEGECKHLIRNYLKCLKTKGGVNDPDCRLMAKDYLGCRMEKNLMAPDDFKNLGLIFEKQESQGRDSAGTGSGENGGPKA, translated from the exons ATGGGTTTCGGAAGTCCAGGTACCGGCGCGACAAATTACAAGCCCTCTCC ACCGGAACGTGGAAGCTTTCCTCTTGACCATGAAG GAGAATGCAAACACCTTATCCGAAACTACCTGAAATGCCTCAAGACCAAAGGCGGCGTCAACGACCCGGACTGTCGATTGATGGCCAAGGATTACCTGGGCTGCCGGATGGAAAA GAATCTCATGGCGCCGGATGATTTCAAGAATCTCGGGCTTATTTTCGAGAAGCAGGAGAGTCAGGGGAGGGATAGTGCGGGGACTGGGTCTGGGGAGAACGGGGGACCGAAGGCTTGA
- the NPR3 gene encoding nitrogen permease regulator 3 family protein (COG:S;~EggNog:ENOG410PKKI;~InterPro:IPR005365;~PFAM:PF03666;~antiSMASH:Cluster_3.7;~go_process: GO:0032007 - negative regulation of TOR signaling [Evidence IEA];~go_process: GO:0034198 - cellular response to amino acid starvation [Evidence IEA]) — MSSIVRPPDPCLIAIILIVRSRAGPRFVFHYPPNPLSENGLRPPASKTRRASRSKSAQGNKSNDSSSSDETGSTSDDEEEENQSHLAGSGMSTTRRMSNFGVEDRHHHSHPLSASPMTSTSAGGGTGGGGSGPGEASQSQRPGSLGSGRALFRKRGPNSDAEDDTGAGSERQEDSSPTNGPFIPPWETLLGLPADVWEKLLSPSRSWHKRRFEVGINDLAFVGWPVFVREDGTWRKQRRKKKSKRRSEAYAKEGESHDESADDRAGREEGIEAMADSTDTLISPKAIGSPELKRTSRTSSKAARNSGGVVDGDDKDSMTMFNVVFVLDPPLLEYSIRLREVYDNIIKKFAKALKWEQARTDYVWKEAQNISHFKEKAKEKRSSVTNLYSELISHSSLARAIYTLYTSISASKIASLSLSPDVSISLQIPPLTSTHYLPGPTDKAYPGLWLTTADSVTPVDDPTADENTAPHQVLAKHFALLLLDNEASIIKDVEASASALAPALVHYIRCSKPTQSFAQISTASGIPLSTIQMLASHLVYWRRARAIPPLHHRDTYIVSPNCDMSKLDVATAAFHQAFPTCPSLPKMLSALSGTPRPYGSFIPSKDHKDTYFNILAWLLRGGWVTQLRTFGRIKVSSEIKMAVERAVRKEQMDKFLAETGPNSVPEIPTENERDEHVDNDSSSSSSSSLGSQGSGDETPMPGQYHDPMADKMHLSHSLMDHNMPLRTASLILSPHRASPLESRWLEELVSQFPDDGEQSVDASHNSREHAGSQISLRKAWPTFIKYFNGYDALEKIPVREGLKRKPTWQVLTRLGLAAGQSHVELDPREQVLVAVRHW; from the exons ATGTCCTCAATAGTCCGCCCCCCAGACCCCTGCCTGATAGCAATAATCCTAATCGTGCGCTCCCGCGCCGGCCCACGCTTCGTCTTCCACTATCCTCCCAACCCCCTCAGCGAGAACGGCCTCCGACCACCCGCCAGCAAAACCCGCCGCGCATCTCGCTCGAAAAGCGCCCAAGGGAATAAAAGCAATGACTCGAGTTCCAGCGACGAAACTGGCTCAACGTctgatgacgaggaggaggagaatcAGAGCCATCTGGCGGGGAGTGGGATGTCGACGACAAGACGGATGAGTAATTTCGGGGTCGAGGACCGGCATCACCATTCTCATCCGCTGTCTGCGTCGCCGATGACTAGTACTAGTGCTGGGGGCGGcactggtggtggtggttctGGGCCAGGGGAGGCGTCGCAGTCGCAGCGGCCGGGCTCGTTGGGGTCGGGTCGGGCGTTGTTTCGCAAGCGCGGGCCCAATTCTGATGCTGAGGATGATACGGGTGCAGGTTCGGAGAGGCAGGAGGATTCATCGCCTACAAACGGGCCGTTTATACCCCCGTGGGAAACTTTGCTGGGGCTACCGGCTGATGTATGGGAGAAGCTGTTGAGCCCGTCGCGGAGCTGGCATAAGCGGCGATTCGAGGTTGGGATAAACGACCTTGCGTTTGTCGGGTGGCCTGTGTTTGTGCGCGAGGACGGAACATGGCGGAAACAGcgacggaagaagaagagcaagcgCCGGTCTGAGGCGTATGcgaaggaaggagagagcCATGACGAGAGTGCTGACGATCGCGCTGGTCGGGAGGAGGGCATTGAGGCGATGGCGGATTCTACGGATACGTTGATCAGTCCCAAGGCTATTGGTTCGCCGGAGCTGAAGCGGACGTCTAGGACGAGTAGTAAGGCGGCGAGGAATTCTGGGGGAGTcgtggatggggatgataAGGATTCCATGACCATGTTTAACGTGGTGTTTGTGCTTGATCCTCCGTTGCTGGAGTATTCGATCCGGTTGCGGGAGGTATATGACAATATCATCAAGAAATTCGCCAAAGCTTTGAAATGGGAGCAAGCGCGTACGGACTATGTTTGGAAAGAGGCGCAGAACATTTCGCACTTCAAGGAGAAGGCTAAGGAGAAGA GATCCTCTGTCACTAATCTCTACTCTGAGCTCATATCACACTCATCGCTCGCCCGAGCCATCTACACGCTTTATACTAGCATTTCTGCCTCTAAAATTGCTTCTCTCTCCCTCAGTCCTGACGTCTCGATATCACTTCAGATACCCCCCCTCACTTCGACGCATTACCTACCAGGCCCAACCGACAAGGCGTATCCAGGACTGTGGCTTACAACTGCAGATAGCGTGACACCGGTAGATGACCCGACGGCTGATGAGAACACTGCGCCGCATCAAGTACTTGCGAAGCATTTCGCTCTGCTGTTGCTCGATAACGAGGCATCGATAATAAAAGATGTCGAAGCATCTGCGAGCGCACTTGCTCCCGCCCTAGTCCACTATATTCGATGCTCTAAACCCACTCAGTCTTTTGCGCAAATCTCGACTGCCTCAGGAATCCCACTTTCGACCATCCAAATGCTAGCGAGCCATCTTGTCTACTGGCGACGTGCACGCGCCATACCTCCGCTTCATCATAGAGATACATATATCGTCTCCCCGAACTGCGATATGAGCAAGCTTGACGTCGCTACTGCTGCTTTCCATCAGGCATTCCCAACATGCCCGAGTTTGCCAAAGATGCTGTCAGCTCTGAGTGGCACGCCCAGACCTTATGGGAGCTTTATCCCAAGTAAGGACCACAAGGATACGTATTTCAATATCCTGGCTTGGTTATTACGTGGAGGGTGGGTCACGCAACTTCGTACGTTTGGCAGAATCAAGGTATCCTCAGAGATCAAAATGGCAGTGGAGCGGGCCGTCCGAAAAGAGCAAATGGATAAGTTCTTGGCTGAAACTGGGCCAAATTCGGTGCCTGAAATTCCTACTGAAAATGAACGCGATGAGCATGTCGACAACGATTCCagttcctcttcatcatcttccctCGGTAGCCAAGGGAGCGGGGACGAGACACCCATGCCTGGTCAGTATCACGACCCGATGGCTGACAAAATGCATCTCTCACACTCGCTCATGGACCACAACATGCCTTTAAGAACGGCGTCTCTTATCCTTTCGCCCCATCGCGCATCTCCGCTGGAATCGCGATGGCTGGAAGAGCTTGTCTCCCAGTTCCCGGATGACGGGGAGCAGAGTGTGGACGCTTCTCACAATAGCAGGGAGCACGCAGGATCTCAGATCTCACTGCGAAAGGCATGGCCGACGTTCATCAAATACTTCAACGGATACGATGCACTTGAAAAGATCCCGGTACGGGAAGGGCTGAAGCGCAAGCCGACCTGGCAGGTGCTCACACGGTTGGGACTGGCGGCAGGGCAATCGCATGTGGAATTAGATCCACGAGAGCAGGTGCTTGTCGCTGTACGGCATTGGTAG